A stretch of Schistocerca americana isolate TAMUIC-IGC-003095 chromosome 3, iqSchAmer2.1, whole genome shotgun sequence DNA encodes these proteins:
- the LOC124606948 gene encoding cuticle protein 16.5-like, whose amino-acid sequence MNTLIVLSAVLAVAVAKPGYLGAAPAAVVAPAAYAAPAVVAAPVHAGYAAYGPAPVAVRSDGYLADTPDVAVTKAAHLTAVAQTQARDAVVNGAAALATHAAHAYAAHAYAAPAVAYAAPAPVAYAAPAAYAAPAAYAAPAAYAAPGALAAAAHLHAKAALLG is encoded by the exons ATGAACACCCTG ATCGTCCTGAGCGCCGTCCTGGCCGTCGCCGTGGCTAAGCCCGGCTACctgggcgccgcccccgccgcagtCGTCGCCCCCgcggcctacgccgcccccgcggtGGTGGCCGCCCCCGTGCACGCCGGCTACGCCGCCTACGGCCCCGCCCCCGTCGCCGTGCGCTCCGACGGCTACCTGGCTGACACCCCTGACGTCGCCGTCACCAAAGCCGCCCACCTGACCGCCGTCGCCCAGACCCAGGCCCGTGACGCCGTCGTCAACGGCGCCGCCGCCCTGGCCACCCACGCCGCCCACGCCTACGCCGCCCACGCTTACGCCGCCCCCGCTGTAGCGTACGCAGCTCCCGCTCCCGTGGCTTACGCCGCCCCCgctgcctacgccgcccccgctgcctacgccgcccccgctgccTACGCCGCCCCTGGCGCTCTCGCCGCTGCTGCCCACCTCCACGCTAAGGCTGCTCTGCTGGGCTGA